Within Amycolatopsis sp. FDAARGOS 1241, the genomic segment GAATTTTCAGGTTTTTCGAGGGAACGTCCGGCGCTGTCCGCCCCTCTTCAAGAGCAAAAGAGAGAAAGGAGGGCACCATGACCCGCCCACTGCCCGAAGTCCCCGGCGTGACCCACCGCTTCGCCGAAGCCGGCGACGTCCGCCTCCACGTCGCCGTAGCCGGTGACGGCTCCCCGGTCGTACTGCTGCACAGCTTTCCGCAGCACTGGTACACCTGGCGCAACGTGATTCCGGGCCTCGCAGCCGACCGCCGCGTGTTCGCGCCCGACTTCCGTGGCGCGGGCTGGTCGGACGCACCCCGGACGGGCTACGACACCACCACTCGGGTCGACGACCTGCTGCACCTGCTCGACGCACTCGGCTTGGAGCGCGTCGACGTGGTCTCCCACGGCTGGGGCGCGTGGGCTGCGTTCTTCCTGTCCCTCCGCGCGCCCGACCGCGTCGCCACACACCTCGCCCTGAACATGACGCACCCGTGGCCGGCGCGGCGGGCGCTGCGCACGCAAGCCTGGCGGTTCTGGTACACCGCGTTGTGGGAGATTCCCTTGCTGGGTCCCGCGATGCTGCGCCACTGGCCGGCGCTGA encodes:
- a CDS encoding alpha/beta fold hydrolase; this translates as MTRPLPEVPGVTHRFAEAGDVRLHVAVAGDGSPVVLLHSFPQHWYTWRNVIPGLAADRRVFAPDFRGAGWSDAPRTGYDTTTRVDDLLHLLDALGLERVDVVSHGWGAWAAFFLSLRAPDRVATHLALNMTHPWPARRALRTQAWRFWYTALWEIPLLGPAMLRHWPALTRFLLRRWGTTSADALEEFVADSRLPAHARAGQALNWRFVTHDIPRLRCHPGPLTVPTEILLGRHDIVIPPALPAGATPPAADLRVRILDGCGHLIPEQRPDVVVAAALSLRSRRDSVTSVTRPSDDRGPPAFLGEGTGGPRDQCGIRRPGPGWSGCRCLRW